A stretch of Spirochaetota bacterium DNA encodes these proteins:
- the ptsP gene encoding phosphoenolpyruvate--protein phosphotransferase, protein MLKLKGIPINQGIAEGTVFIKVNPIKTLLKKKCTTIDPTIEIDNYLKIITTLQHEFQQLKYNNIALSNNTNQQMVDLYIAILNDPVFKKRIPEHIEKQKIPATYIILQNIETIKQEFAKIDNKYFRSRFDDFQSIGYTLLERLTGSRGYGSINKPKIIVAESISAADLLHLPLEYIQGIITADGGATSHAAILAEALDIPAIFGVKTIIEHINRRDKIIMDGYGGDVIINPLPKTCIFYHNLIQRHIQYEENIIASAKNCHTTKDGYPISILANIGNLYDIHLIHKYNADGVGLLRTETMVLLQEQLFSEEEQTLYYESFFKETKNLPISIRTLDLGGDKTIKNSSITPLDEGNPFLGFRSTRQFVRDPQEFKKQIRALLRSYHLNPNIKIIIPFVTTLDDLLTLKAIIIECYKELYTTPFTIPIGIMAEVPSALICLPDYFPHIDFISIGTNDLTQYILATDRNNNYVSHYHNSAHPAIIRLLYYAGQQCLEHNIPLSICGEMAKEPYFIRLLYGLGISTLSMSPIGIPMARYILANSTHEECQQIVKDIIPMQHTQQIEDYLYQDLVTFLTKQNAYFDNCIINTTSTVTRSS, encoded by the coding sequence ATGTTAAAACTAAAAGGTATCCCTATAAATCAAGGGATTGCAGAAGGTACTGTTTTTATAAAAGTTAATCCTATAAAAACACTTCTCAAAAAGAAATGTACCACTATAGATCCTACTATAGAAATTGATAATTATCTAAAAATTATCACTACCTTACAACATGAATTCCAACAATTAAAATATAATAATATCGCATTATCTAATAATACAAATCAACAGATGGTTGATTTATACATAGCAATTCTTAATGATCCTGTATTTAAAAAAAGAATTCCAGAACATATTGAAAAACAAAAAATACCTGCAACATATATTATACTGCAAAATATAGAAACAATAAAACAAGAATTTGCTAAAATTGATAATAAATATTTTCGCTCTCGTTTTGATGACTTCCAATCTATTGGTTATACACTGTTAGAAAGACTTACAGGTTCTCGTGGTTATGGAAGTATAAATAAACCCAAGATAATTGTTGCTGAAAGTATCTCTGCAGCCGATCTCTTACATCTTCCTTTAGAATATATACAAGGAATTATCACAGCTGATGGTGGCGCAACTTCACATGCAGCCATTCTTGCTGAAGCATTAGATATCCCAGCTATTTTTGGTGTAAAAACTATTATTGAACATATTAATAGAAGAGATAAAATTATTATGGATGGTTATGGTGGAGATGTTATTATAAATCCTCTCCCTAAAACTTGTATATTTTATCACAATCTTATTCAACGCCATATTCAATATGAAGAAAATATAATAGCTTCTGCAAAAAATTGTCATACAACTAAAGATGGGTACCCTATTTCTATTTTAGCTAATATTGGAAATCTGTATGATATTCATCTAATTCACAAATACAATGCTGATGGGGTAGGATTATTACGCACTGAAACGATGGTTTTGTTACAAGAACAATTATTTAGCGAAGAAGAGCAAACGCTCTATTACGAGTCTTTTTTCAAAGAAACTAAAAACTTACCCATTTCTATAAGAACTTTAGATTTGGGTGGAGATAAAACCATTAAAAATTCTTCTATAACACCGCTTGATGAAGGAAATCCATTTTTAGGATTTAGATCTACCCGTCAATTTGTTAGAGATCCACAAGAATTCAAAAAACAAATCCGAGCATTATTAAGATCCTATCACTTAAATCCTAATATCAAAATAATAATACCTTTTGTGACCACGCTAGATGATTTACTTACTTTAAAAGCTATTATTATAGAATGCTATAAAGAATTATATACGACACCTTTTACTATTCCTATTGGAATAATGGCAGAAGTCCCCTCGGCATTAATTTGTTTACCAGATTATTTTCCACATATTGATTTTATTAGCATAGGAACAAATGATTTAACCCAATATATATTAGCTACAGATAGAAATAATAATTATGTTTCTCATTACCATAACTCTGCCCATCCAGCTATTATTCGATTATTATATTATGCTGGTCAACAATGTCTTGAACACAATATACCTCTATCCATCTGTGGAGAAATGGCAAAAGAGCCTTATTTTATTCGCTTACTTTATGGGCTAGGAATTTCAACGCTAAGCATGTCTCCTATTGGTATTCCTATGGCTCGTTATATTTTAGCAAATAGTACTCATGAAGAATGTCAACAGATTGTAAAAGATATTATTCCTATGCAGCATACACAACAAATAGAAGATTATTTGTATCAAGATCTTGTGACATTTTTAACCAAGCAAAATGCTTATTTTGATAATTGTATTATCAATACTACAAGTACTGTGACGAGGTCTTCATGA
- a CDS encoding CvpA family protein, whose product MGQIIEYLVITFVILGVLFGFVNGFIRVFFSWFSVLVGAIIAMNFSYGFTKSFFPNYANNIILIFFIGVVLFSIVYLVITQIAHLCSNAFQTKNMGGLENLLGGFFGGIQVMIVVGLAIYWIMALNIVDMSQYPISMFSAYWAEKFILLVGSQVDVANHLLK is encoded by the coding sequence ATGGGTCAAATTATAGAATACTTAGTCATTACTTTCGTTATATTAGGAGTATTATTTGGGTTTGTAAATGGGTTCATAAGAGTTTTTTTTTCATGGTTTAGTGTTTTAGTAGGGGCAATTATAGCAATGAATTTTTCTTATGGGTTTACTAAATCATTTTTTCCAAATTATGCAAACAATATAATTCTGATATTTTTTATAGGTGTAGTATTATTTTCTATTGTCTATTTAGTTATAACACAAATAGCTCACCTTTGTTCAAATGCTTTTCAAACAAAAAATATGGGAGGATTAGAAAATCTTCTTGGAGGTTTTTTTGGAGGTATTCAAGTAATGATCGTAGTAGGTTTAGCGATATATTGGATTATGGCTTTAAATATAGTTGATATGTCTCAATATCCTATATCAATGTTTTCAGCATATTGGGCTGAAAAATTTATATTATTAGTTGGATCTCAAGTAGATGTTGCTAATCATCTTTTAAAATAA